DNA sequence from the Sulfurimonas sp. HSL3-1 genome:
CCGGCCGTGTCAATGACAGTCAGTTTCCCCTCGGCATTCAAAACGTCAACCATTGTGCCGATGTCCGTCTGCAGCGTGCCATAGAGGTAGATCAGTACGGCGACTCCCGCCCCGATGTAGGTCACCGCCTGGATGACGTCGCTGTAGATGACCGACTTCACCCCGCCGAAGTAGGTATAGGCCAGCGCGCCCAGCACGAGCATAAGGATAGCGGCAAAGAGGTGCAGCGGCGCGATGTCGGCGAAGACGATCATCGAAACGGCCAGCGCCCCGATGTAGAGACGCGCGCCGCTGGCGAGGACCCGGCCGACCAGGAACATGATGCCCGCTTCGCGTTTGGCCTTCGCCCCGTAGCGCTGCTCCAGCAGTTCGTAGACGGTGACGGCGCGGATGGCGTAGAAGCGCGGGACCAGCACCTTGGCAATGAAGAGCACGGCCAGCAGCGCCGAGACGTAGAAGCCGACAAAGGTGAGGTTGCTGCGGTAGGCGTACTCCGGGCCGCCCAGGAAGGTCGCCGCCGACTGCGAGGTCGCCAGCACGGAGACGGCGGCCGCGAGCATCGGGACGCTGTTGCCGCCGACGAAGTAATCGCGCGATGAACGGATGTTCACGCGGGAGAAAAGCCACGAACTGAAAGCGAGGATGGCAAAATAGCCGCCGAAGACGGTCCAGTCGAGGGGGGAGAATCCCATCAACGCGCTTCCGGCGGGGCTTTCAGCTGCAGGTCGCTGACGGCGCTGCGCACCTTCCGCATGAATGCGTCTCCCGGGTCGCTCTTTTCCGTGCGGTACCCCTTGTCAAGCTCCCGCCACAGCGGGGTCGCTTCCATTTGGCGGTATTCATGGTGGCCTATGAGGTATTCCATGTGGGGGTACTTCCGGGCGAGGTAGCGCACCAGCGCAATGTTCGCGCGCAGCTGCGCCGGGGTGAGGTCCTCTTTGGCGTTGTCCTCCCCGCCGACGTTCTCGATGCCGATACTGTCAAAATTGAGCCCGATGACATGGCGCGCCATCCGGTTCTCCGGCATCAGGCGGTAGATCGTGCCGTCCCGGTCGACGAGGAACTGCGAGGAGACGTTGAGCGCGCCCGCGGTCGCGATGTCGCCGCGGCTTCCGGGCAGCAGCTCCGGCTGCAGGCGCGAAAACGAGGACTCCAGCCCCATATCGGCCGTCCAGTGCAGGACGATCACTTTCGGATCGATCGTAATGTCACTCACGTCCATACCGTAGTGCTGCTTGACGTACTGCTTAGTCAATGCGATGCGCTGCGGCCCGAAGGCGATGGGCTTGTCGACGATTGTCGGCGCGCCGATGCCGTAGGCGTCAAAGAGCGCGTTGATACGGCGGTTCGACTCGGCGATCCGCTCGCGGGAGATCCGCCCCGCTTTGACCTCGGCGTAGATCGTCTCGACAATCCGGCCGAGCATGTTGCTGCCGAGCTGGTTCGCGAAGAGCAGCATGTCCACCCCGCCGTTGATGGCGAGGCGCACCGTCTCTTCAAGCGTGTAGTGTTCCGAGATCGCCTTCATCTGCAGGTCGTCGCTGACGATGACCCCCTTGAAGCCCAGCTCACCGCGCAGCAGCTCCGTGTTGATCTTGTGCGAGAGCGTCGCCGGATAGTCGGGGTCGAGACGGCGGTTGAAGACGTGGGCCGTCATGATCATGTCCGCCTTGCCCTCACCGATCAGGCGGCGGTAGGGTTCGAGCTCTACGGGCGTCCACGTTTCGGTGACATCCACAAAGCCTTTGTGCGAATCCCCCAGCGACGAGCCGTGGCCGGGGAAGTGCTTCAGCACCCCGATGACCTTTTGCCCACGCAGGGCGTCGAGCATGATTCCCGCGTACTTCGTCACCTTCTCCGGCGACTTGCCGTAGGAGCGCTTCAGCCCGACGATCACCGTGTTCTCAGGGTTGACCGCCAGGTCGACGTCGGGGGCGAAGTCCGTATTGATCCCGGCATCTGAAAGGGTAGTCGCCAATGTCCCGTACACCTGCTGCGCGTACGCCGGGTCGTCCCGTCTGCCAACCGCTTCCGCCGAGGGGACTATAGGGAAACCGTAGGCGTGTTTCAGCCGCGCGACCCGTCCGCCCTCCTGGTCGACGGAAATGAGCAGCGGGGCGGTGGCAAAGGCCTTCAGCTGGGCCGTCAACGCCGCGAGCTGGCGGGGTGAACGGATGTTCTTCGTACGTTTCAGGTCGGGGTAGCCGAGGTCAAAAAGGATCACCCCGCCCGGTTTGTACTGCCGCAGCTCCGTCACAAAAGGGTCCGACGCGTCAAGCGATTCGGCATCGAAACCGACAATGAGCATACGCCCGATCTGCGCCTTGAGCTCGGCGTCAGTTGGCGCCGCCGCACCGAAGAGAAAAAGGGGAAGTAAAAGTAAGAGTGTCAATGTTCGCATCACCCGCATTGTACACACTCATTGTGGATAATGCGTTTAATGGATCAAAGCTACCAATGGCGCCGGAAATAGTGTACAATAGTTATAATCCACTGAAAGGAGCGATACCATGTCCGCTAAGAAGAAAGACGAAGAGATCATCGAAGAGAGTCAGAAAACCCTCGAGGGCTACCGCGCCGAGATCGAAGCACTGAAAGAGAAAGCAAGTCACTACAGCACCGAGGTCAAAGCCGAGTTCGACAAGCGTCTTGACGAGCTGGAAAAGATGTACGGTGAAATGCAGGAGCGTTACGCCGCCTTCAAGGATAAAACCGAAGCCAAATGGGATGAGACGAAAGCCTTTGTCATCCTGACCAACAAGGCGCTGGCCCACTCCTACCACTATTTCCTTTCCCACTACAAGAAAAAAGGGTAAACGTGTGCCGGGGAGGCGCTAAAAGAACTTAGCATCCTCCATCTCGTCACGCAGCCCCTTGCGTTTACGCGTCTCTTCTCGCCGCTCGACGGCAACGTTGGAGGGGTTTTCCGGGTTGGAAAAAACAGCTTTGCCATAAAGCACGCACCCTTTGTCGCCCGGATCGCAAACTTTTTTCAAAAGATCGCACAGCTCGCCGCGCTGATGCGAACAGGTCCATCCGCCCATCACTGTTCCTTCGTTTTTGACAATTATAACCTCCCCGGCCCCGCTTTGCCTAGTAGAGTCTGACCGGGAGGACCCAGTCCGGTTCTGCCGATGCGACGTCCGGATTCTGCATCAGGCTGTTCGACTGATCAATATCATTTCTGTCGCTTTTGTTGACAAATACGACGCTACTCCCGTCGATACCGATACGGCGGCGAAACTCCAAACCGTTTGACGCCGCAAACGTCTCCGGGTCAATCCGTTTCCCGGAGACAAAGCGGACGACGATATGGCCGGTCGTCACATGGCGGAATGCCGCTTCTTTCACACCCCATTTATAGAAGATCTCCCCGGCGTGCGCTGCCTTTTCACTTGCCAGGCGTGCATGATTCGATGCAGCCTGCTCGGCCGTATCAAATGCTTTTGCTTCCGTCTTGACGAAGAGTGTTTTTCTCCCGTGGCTGTTTTGCAAATAACAAAATTGCCCGATCGAATCTGCGAAAACCACTCCCGCAACTATCAAGCTTCCCACCATATATACAAGCTTCATCATTCCCACCTTCTAATGGCCGCTGATCTGTATGCCCCAGCTTGAGAGCGAGCCGATATAACCGCTCCTGAGATCCATGACCTTCAGACGCCATGTCCCCTGCGCGGGTTCATCCAGGCATCGTACAGTTGAAAAACGCCAATCTGCATAACGTTCTACGCCGCGAATGTAGTTTTCACCGCCAACCGCGAGAACGCTTTCCGTCCCCAACGGAGAGACTACTACGATGCGGAGATCATCGATTCGGTAGTGTTCCGTCGTGATCCAAATATCCACATGTTCGACCGTCATGGATTCACTAACATTCAAGGTACGCTCAATCCCGCTGCTGTTGGCATCGGGAATATCGACGTTGGCACTGTCGGTATACAGCGCGCTCGTCTGTTCCTGCCCCAAGGAAGAAAACCCCTCCGCCATAGCGACGGCAGCTGCTGCATCCACGATGCCGAAACCGTATTTGTCGTTGATAGGCAGTCCTGCCCCGTTTAGACTCCAACTCCCGTCGGATGCATCGTTCTGACGTGCGCTCCTGGCGAGAATATACCGAACATCTCTCCGTGTCAGTGCCGGATTGGCCTGGAGCACCAGGGCACACACGCCAGCCACTGCCGGACAGGCCGAAGATGTCCCGTTCATGAAACGGGTGTAGTTGCCGTCGGGATTGTTCCCATCAAGCAAAGAGTCACCGAGAACAATCTCGTCATTATCGTACTTTATATCATGCCCGATACCCAGCCCCGTCAGGTCCGTCGTCACGATGGCAGGGTTCGTAAGCCCATACTCGCCTCCCGTTCCAGCGACAAGCACGTTCGCCCCCGTGTTGGAATATGAGCTTAGCGTACCATCTGCATTCACGGATGAAACGGTAATGGCGTATTTGCTGTTATGCAGGCTGGAGGTGTTGGCATATCCCTCATGGCTTGCCGTACGATCATTGCCGGCGGCAAAAACATAGATGGCGCCCTTGCCGTCACGACCGTTCACTGCGCCCTCTTCCAGCGCGCCTTCCAGCACCGGTCCCCAATCGGTCAGTGCGGCTGAAGTCATCGCCCCCCAGCTGTTCGAAAATATATCGATGCCCGGCCGGAGAAAGGCATCAGCAAAATGGGAGACCCTGCCTGTCGCCAGCACATTAAACCCGGCCAGCCGCGTCATCGGGGCAATGCCCCGTACCCCCCGTACGTTGAACCCCTGCGCGCCAATAATCCCCGCGCATGCGGTCCCATGGTATCCGATATCACTGCCGAGAGGCACAGGATCGTTTGCGTGGGTGCCGTAGTGATAGCTCAGGCTTATGTCAAGGTTGTTTGTCAAATCAGGATGCCCGGACTCGACGCCAGTATCGACAATGCCGACGACCACGTCACCACTGCCGGTAAAAGTGGTCGGCAGCCCGACGATGTCGAGGTCTTCTCCAGCGATGCCCCCGTTTTGCGCACCGCCCGTCTGCCCCGTGTTCAGCAGGTACCACTGATAGGGAAAAAGCAGGTCCCCCTCGACGCTTCCCCCGTTGAGAGGATCCGTACCGCTCCACACTTCGGCATAATCGTTCACCCCGTCGCTGTCGCTGTCGGGCAGCCCAGGATCCGTACCGGCGAGCTGTTCAAAGGCGTCCATAAGCCCCTCCTGATCGCCGTCTTTTTTCCAAAGCCCTTCACTGCCAGCATAGAGCCCTGTTCCATAATTGCCTTCCGCCAGCACCTTGTAACTGTCCGGGTCGTTCAGATAACCGAAATGTGTGGAACAGTTGTTCTCGATAACGGCAGGGTTAAACCGTGTCAGTGTCGCAGCATCGATCATACTCCCTGCCGGGTCGGAACTGAACAGCTTCTGCGCAACCTTCCCGAGGATCATTGTGACCGTTGAGGGCACGGAGAGGTGGCGTTCCGCCGCGACGGCGGCAGCGGCAGAACTGAAAAGGTTGACCGACACGTTGCCGTCGCGCAAAGCCCCGAAGGTTGCGTAGGCATAAAGGGGACCGGCAAAGCTGCGTATTTCTCCCGGGACGACAAACCCGTCGCCGTCGGGGTCGATCTCATTCCCTCCGCTTACTTTCAGAAGCATCATCGTTTCTTCCGAAGGCAGGGACGATACAGCGAAGGTGCGTGTAGCCGAAAAACGGCCGGAGGTCCTTTCGCCGAATGGCAGTAGTTTTGTCGCCGTCGCGTTGTACTCCGTGCCGTCGCGCTGCGGATCATAAGTGTAGCTTTTAGCAAGAAAAAGAGCGCTGCCGTCCAGCTTCGTCACTTCTATATCCGCACCGCAAAGTGCCCCCCTGACTGCCGTACTGCCTCCGATGCTTACGGTAATGGTCTCTGTCGGCGTCGGCGTCTCGGAATGCGAGCCGCTCCCGCATGCCGTGAGCAGAAAAACAGCTGTGACAGGAGCGATCACTTTATGTACGACGCTATAAAAAAGCATTCCTTTCCTTCCGGGTCGATCCCGATATCCTTATGCATACAGCCGATTGGTCATCCCCTTAAACACTCCTATTATAGGGTATATGAGCTTCAGAGAAAGCGGCATA
Encoded proteins:
- a CDS encoding glycoside hydrolase family 3 N-terminal domain-containing protein; translated protein: MRTLTLLLLLPLFLFGAAAPTDAELKAQIGRMLIVGFDAESLDASDPFVTELRQYKPGGVILFDLGYPDLKRTKNIRSPRQLAALTAQLKAFATAPLLISVDQEGGRVARLKHAYGFPIVPSAEAVGRRDDPAYAQQVYGTLATTLSDAGINTDFAPDVDLAVNPENTVIVGLKRSYGKSPEKVTKYAGIMLDALRGQKVIGVLKHFPGHGSSLGDSHKGFVDVTETWTPVELEPYRRLIGEGKADMIMTAHVFNRRLDPDYPATLSHKINTELLRGELGFKGVIVSDDLQMKAISEHYTLEETVRLAINGGVDMLLFANQLGSNMLGRIVETIYAEVKAGRISRERIAESNRRINALFDAYGIGAPTIVDKPIAFGPQRIALTKQYVKQHYGMDVSDITIDPKVIVLHWTADMGLESSFSRLQPELLPGSRGDIATAGALNVSSQFLVDRDGTIYRLMPENRMARHVIGLNFDSIGIENVGGEDNAKEDLTPAQLRANIALVRYLARKYPHMEYLIGHHEYRQMEATPLWRELDKGYRTEKSDPGDAFMRKVRSAVSDLQLKAPPEAR
- a CDS encoding S8 family serine peptidase — encoded protein: MLFYSVVHKVIAPVTAVFLLTACGSGSHSETPTPTETITVSIGGSTAVRGALCGADIEVTKLDGSALFLAKSYTYDPQRDGTEYNATATKLLPFGERTSGRFSATRTFAVSSLPSEETMMLLKVSGGNEIDPDGDGFVVPGEIRSFAGPLYAYATFGALRDGNVSVNLFSSAAAAVAAERHLSVPSTVTMILGKVAQKLFSSDPAGSMIDAATLTRFNPAVIENNCSTHFGYLNDPDSYKVLAEGNYGTGLYAGSEGLWKKDGDQEGLMDAFEQLAGTDPGLPDSDSDGVNDYAEVWSGTDPLNGGSVEGDLLFPYQWYLLNTGQTGGAQNGGIAGEDLDIVGLPTTFTGSGDVVVGIVDTGVESGHPDLTNNLDISLSYHYGTHANDPVPLGSDIGYHGTACAGIIGAQGFNVRGVRGIAPMTRLAGFNVLATGRVSHFADAFLRPGIDIFSNSWGAMTSAALTDWGPVLEGALEEGAVNGRDGKGAIYVFAAGNDRTASHEGYANTSSLHNSKYAITVSSVNADGTLSSYSNTGANVLVAGTGGEYGLTNPAIVTTDLTGLGIGHDIKYDNDEIVLGDSLLDGNNPDGNYTRFMNGTSSACPAVAGVCALVLQANPALTRRDVRYILARSARQNDASDGSWSLNGAGLPINDKYGFGIVDAAAAVAMAEGFSSLGQEQTSALYTDSANVDIPDANSSGIERTLNVSESMTVEHVDIWITTEHYRIDDLRIVVVSPLGTESVLAVGGENYIRGVERYADWRFSTVRCLDEPAQGTWRLKVMDLRSGYIGSLSSWGIQISGH